Proteins co-encoded in one Medicago truncatula cultivar Jemalong A17 chromosome 8, MtrunA17r5.0-ANR, whole genome shotgun sequence genomic window:
- the LOC11430406 gene encoding disease resistance protein RGA2: MAHEIEKLQTKFNDVVKDMPGLNLNSNVVVVEQSDIVRRETSSFVLESEIIGREDDKKKIISLLRQSHENQNVSLVAIVGIGGLGKTALAQLVYNDAQVTKSFEKRMWVCVSDNFDVKTILKKMLESLTNKKIDDKLSLENLQSMLRDTLTAMRYLLVLDDIWNDSFEKWAQLKTYLMCGAQGSKVVVTTRSKVVAQTMGVSVPYTLNGLTPEKSWSLLKNIVTYGDETKGVLNQTLETIGKKIAVKCSGVPLAIRTLGGLLQGKSDETEWVGVLQDDFWKLCEEEESIMPVLKLSYHNLSPQLRQCFAYCAIYPKDWKIHKHELIHLWMAQGYLECSAKKKLMEDIGNQFVNIFLMKSFLQDVETDSCGDIHSFKMHDLIHDLAMEVAGNDCCYLDSETKNLVESPMHIMMKMDDIGLLESVDASRLRTLILMPNLKTFRNEEDMSIISKFKYLRVLKLSHCSLCKLCDSIVKLKHLRYLDLWYCRGVGSVFKSITNMVCLQTLKLVGQKNVPISIKDVYNLINLRQLDLDIVMSYEKKNTVCRFGKLCGVGGLYKRLVFSDWHSSLTNLVEISIKKFYTLKYLPPMERLPFLKRLNLFCLDDLEYIYFEEPILPESFFPSLKKLIITDCFKLRGWWRLRDDVNNVENSSQFHHLSFPPFSSHLSLLSIFSCPMLTCIPTFPNLDKTLHLVSTSVETLEATLNMVGSELAIEFPPLSKLKYLRLGGEDLDLKILPFFKEDHNFLSSIQNFEFCNCSDLKVLPDWICNLSSLQHISIQRCRNLASLPEGMPRLSKLHTLEIFGCPLLVEECVTQTSATWSKISHIPNIILD; encoded by the coding sequence ATGGCTCATGAGATTGAAAAATTACAAACCAAATTTAATGACGTGGTGAAAGATATGCCTGGGTTGAATCTAAACTCAAATGTTGTGGTGGTTGAGCAAAGTGACATTGTAAGGAGGGAAACAAGTTCTTTTGTGTTAGAATCAGAGATCATTGGAAGAGAAGAtgataaaaagaagatcataAGCTTGTTGAGGCAATCACATGAAAATCAGAATGTCTCCTTGGTTGCTATTGTTGGTATTGGTGGTTTGGGAAAGACAGCTCTTGCTCAATTGGTATACAATGATGCTCAAGTAACAAAGTCTTTTGAAAAGAGGATGTGGGTATGTGTCTCTGATAACTTTGATGTCAAAACTATTCTGAAGAAAATGTTGGAGTCATTAACCAATAAGAAAATTGATGATAAGTTATCATTGGAAAACTTACAAAGCATGCTACGTGACACCTTAACTGCTATGAGATACCTGTTAGTTCTAGATGATATTTGGAACGACAGTTTTGAAAAATGGGCTCAATTGAAGACTTATTTGATGTGTGGTGCTCAAGGTAGTAAGGTTGTAGTGACAACTCGTAGTAAAGTTGTAGCACAAACAATGGGTGTAAGTGTCCCCTATACTTTGAATGGTTTGACTCCAGAGAAATCTTGGAGTTTGTTGAAGAACATCGTTACATACGGGGATGAGACAAAAGGAGTTTTGAACCAAACTCTTGAAACTATTGGTAAGAAGATAGCTGTAAAGTGCAGTGGTGTTCCACTAGCAATCAGAACACTAGGAGGCCTTTTACAAGGTAAAAGTGATGAAACTGAATGGGTTGGTGTTTTACAAGATGACTTTTGGAAGTtatgtgaagaagaagaaagcatCATGCCAGTGTTGAAACTGAGTTACCATAACTTGTCACCCCAACTTAGACAATGTTTTGCATACTGTGCTATATATCCTAAGGATTGGAAAATACATAAGCATGAGTTAATTCATTTGTGGATGGCACAAGGTTATCTTGAATGTTCGGCTAAAAAAAAGCTGATGGAAGATATTGGTAACCAATTCGTAAATATTTTCTTGATGAAGTCATTTTTGCAAGATGTCGAAACTGATAGTTGTGGTGATATACACAGTTTCAAAATGCATGATTTAATACATGATCTTGCAATGGAAGTAGCCGGTAATGATTGTTGTTACCTGGATAGTGAGACAAAAAATCTTGTAGAAAGTCCCATGCATATAATGATGAAAATGGATGATATTGGTTTGTTAGAGTCGGTGGATGCAAGCAGGCTGCGTACTTTGATTTTGATGCCCAACCTTAAGACGTTTAGGAATGAGGAAGACATGTCtattatttcaaaattcaaatatttacgCGTCTTGAAGCTATCACATTGTTCTTTATGTAAGTTGTGTGATTCAATTGTAAAATTGAAGCATTTAAGATATCTTGACTTATGGTACTGCAGAGGAGTGGGAAGTGTTTTTAAATCCATAACTAATATGGTTTGCTTACAAACACTAAAACTGGTGGGGCAGAAGAATGTTCCAATTTCTATAAAAGATGTCtacaatttaatcaatttgaGACAACTTGATCTTGATATCGTAATGTCCTATGAGAAGAAGAACACAGTATGTAGATTTGGAAAATTGTGTGGGGTGGGGGGGCTTTACAAGAGGCTAGTTTTTTCTGATTGGCATTCTTCACTCACAAATCTTGTAGAGATTTCTATCAAAAAGTTTTATACTTTGAAGTATCTTCCACCAATGGAACGTCTCCCGTTTCTTAAAcgacttaatttattttgtcttgATGATTTGGAGTACATATATTTTGAAGAGCCTATTTTGCCTGAGTCATTCTTCCCATCTTTGAAGAAGCTCATTATCACGGACTGTTTCAAGCTGAGGGGATGGTGGAGGTTGAGGGATGATGTCAATAATGTTGAAAACTCTTCACAATTTCATCATCTTTCCTTCCCTCCCTTTTCTTCTCATCTTTCTCTATTAAGCATCTTCAGTTGTCCAATGTTGACTTGCATTCCTACTTTTCCAAACCTTGATAAGACACTGCATTTAGTAAGCACTAGTGTGGAGACATTAGAAGCAACATTAAACATGGTAGGTTCAGAACTTGCGATCGAATTCCCTCCTCTTTCCAAGCTAAAATACTTGCGCCTTGGCGGAGAAGACTTGGATCTGAAAATCCTtcctttttttaaggaagaccACAACTTTCTGTCTtccattcaaaattttgaattttgcaaTTGTTCAGATCTAAAGGTATTGCCAGATTGGATTTGCAATCTCTCCTCACTTCAGCATATCAGCATTCAGAGATGTCGTAATTTGGCTTCGCTGCCCGAAGGAATGCCCCGTCTTTCCAAATTACATACCCTGGAAATCTTTGGATGTCCCCTCTTAGTTGAAGAATGTGTGACACAAACAAGTGCAACATGGTCCAAAATTTCTCACATCCCAAACATAATCTTAGACTAA
- the LOC11424956 gene encoding putative disease resistance protein RGA1 gives MTMWVCVSDNFDVKTVVTKISESLTNIKIDDKLSLENLQNMLHNHLSGKKYLLVLDDIWNESYVKWTQLRTHLMCGAQDSKVIVTTRNKIVAQTMGVSVPYTLNGLNPESSWSLLKNIISYGDETRSVNQTLESIGKKIEEKCIGVPLAIRTLGGLLQGKTEAKEWTDVLQCGLWKLCEDEESIMPVLKLSYLNLSPQLRQCFAYCSLYPKDWRIEKHELIQLWVAQGYFEFSGGKFMEDIGNNL, from the coding sequence ATGACGATGTGGGTTTGTGTCTCTGATAACTTTGATGTCAAAACAGTTGTTACGAAAATTTCGGAGTCATTGACCAATATCAAAATTGATGATAAGTTATCATTGGAAAACTTGCAAAATATGCTTCACAACCATTTAAGTGGTAAAAAATACTTATTAGTCCTAGATGACATTTGGAACGAGAGTTACGTAAAATGGACTCAATTGAGGACTCATTTGATGTGTGGTGCTCAAGACAGTAAGGTTATAGTGACAACTCGTAATAAAATTGTAGCACAAACAATGGGTGTAAGTGTCCCTTATACTTTGAATGGTTTGAATCCAGAGAGTTCTTGGAGTTTGTTGAAGAACATCATTTCATATGGGGATGAAACCAGAAGTGTGAACCAAACTCTGGAATCAATTGGTAAAAAGATAGAAGAGAAGTGCATTGGTGTTCCACTAGCAATCAGAACACTAGGAGGCCTATTACAGGGTAAAACTGAAGCAAAGGAATGGACTGATGTCTTACAATGTGGCCTGTGGAAATTATGTGAAGACGAAGAAAGCATCATGCCAGTGTTGAAACTGAGTTACCTAAACTTGTCACCTCAACTAAGACAATGTTTTGCTTACTGCTCTTTATATCCCAAGGATTGGAGAATAGAGAAGCATGAGTTGATTCAACTGTGGGTGGCACAAGGTTACTTTGAATTTTCAGGTGGAAAGTTTATGGAAGATATTGGTAAcaatttgtaa
- the LOC11420688 gene encoding uncharacterized protein isoform X2 — protein sequence MWNPLESRSKQMKSKYKPAAHRGFMARAKGIPALELYRLAQKKKRKLVLCGHSLGGAVAALATLAILRVIAASSSSKENGNVSVKCITFSQPPVGNAALKDYINRKGWQHYFKSYCIPEDLVPRILSPAYFSHYNAQSVPVPSENESNSLLSREQEEGVAKRKGNDGEQLVLGVGPVQRSFWRLSRLVPLEGLRRQFSKHQERQINSVETNSLPDSLANSLIEEEAVQPRSLEIQESSDGISLKPFPETNKHSLEVSTNGKTNAKTNAINGDEGKWHKVPYLPSYVPFGQLYLLGNSSVESLSGAEYSKLTSVKSVFAELRERFQSHSMKSYRSRFQRIFDLCMNDDASSFLGIEQWQQASHLQQWLGLAAADTVELGHIVESPTIRTATSIVPLGWNGVPGAKNGEPLKVDITGFGLHLCTLVHAQVNGDWCSTTVESFPSAPNYSSNQEIQPELQKMRVLVGAPQKTPPKHQTVLDSLMPVFTSVDSMTAGSSAPVDNDKSVRPASLNNLLIFCTSDFTTVSTEVHLRTRRVRLVGLEGSGKTTLLKAILNKSKPSTAAYDDAVSDIDMNEVIADGLCYCDSVGINMQELSSETSRFKDELWAGIRDLNRKTDLIVLVHNLSHSIPRYNDSNGTQQKPVLSLFLDEAKCLGIPWVLAITNKFAVSAHHQKSAIDAALKAYQVSPSSVEIINACPYVMPGFAGASLSWDAATNAESSKRVGPQNLLFAPINFVRRPFLKREIVLQVEGVTALCEKIHRALRSHEESSFQELARDRLMMELAREQGISTNASKNGKAKAISLNSAAVGASVGAGLGLVLAIVMGAASGLRNP from the exons ATGTGGAATCCTCTAGAATCCAGGTCTAAACAAATGAAGAGTAAATATAAACCTGCTGCCCATAGG GGTTTCATGGCCCGTGCTAAAGGAATACCTGCATTAGAATTGTACAGACTTGCTCAAAAGAAGAAACGCAAACTTGTTTTGTGTGGTCATTCACTTGGAGGAGCT GTAGCTGCATTAGCCACTCTTGCCATTTTGAGAGTAATTGctgcttcatcttcatcaaaggaaaatgggaaTGTCTCAGTCAAATGTATTACATTTTCTCAACCTCCTGTTGGAAATGCTGCTTTGAAGGA ctaCATTAATAGAAAAGGTTGGCAGCATTATTTCAAGAGTTATTGCATCCCAGAGGATTTGGTTCCTCGTATTTTATCTCCAGCATATTTTAGCCATTATAATGCTCAGTCTGTCCCAGTGCCTTCTGAAAATGAAAGTAACAGCTTATTATCAAGAGAACAGGAGGAAGGGGTAGCAAAGCGAAAAGGCAATGATGGAGAACAGTTGGTTTTGGGAGTAGGTCCCGTGCAGAGATCCTTCTGGAGACTCTCAAGACTAGTCCCTTTAGAAGGATTGCGAAGACAGTTTAGTAAACACCAAGAAAGACAAATAAATTCTGTTGAAACAAACTCATTGCCTGATTCTCTTGCTAATTCCTTGATTGAGGAGGAAGCGGTTCAACCACGGTCACTTGAAATACAAGAGAGTTCTGATGGCATATCGCTCAAGCCTTTTCCTGAAACCAATAAACATTCATTGGAAGTGTCAACAAATGGGAAAACAAATGCAAAGACCAATGCCATAAATGGTGATGAAGGAAAATGGCACAAAGTACCTTATTTACCATCATATGTACCATTTGGACAG CTTTATTTGTTGGGGAATTCCTCTGTAGAGTCATTATCAGGTGCAGAGTACTCGAAGTTGACATCG GTCAAATCAGTATTTGCTGAATTGAGGGAAAGATTTCAATCACATTCAATGAAATCATATCGATCTCGGTTTCAGAG AATCTTTGACTTATGTATGAACGATGATGCATCGTCTTTCTTAGGGATTGAGCAATGGCAACAGGCTTCTCATCTACAGCAATGGCTCGGGCTTGCAGCTGCAGACACTGTTGAGCTTGGGCATATAGTAGAATCTCCTACTATTCGTACTGCAACTTCTATTGTTCCTCTAGGATGGAATGGTGTGCCTGGAGCGAAAAATGGAGAACCTCTGAAAGTTGATATTACTGGTTTTGGGTTGCATCTCTGTACACTTGTTCATGCTCAAGTGAATGGTGACTG GTGTTCAACTACAGTTGAATCCTTTCCTTCTGCACCAAACTATTCTTCGAATCAAGAAATTCAGCCTGAGTTACAGAAGATGAGAGTATTAGTAGGTGCTCCGCAAAAAACGCCTCCAAAACATCAAACTGTGTTAGACTCTTTGATGCCTGTGTTTACTTCTGTTGATTCAATGACTGCTGGTAGTTCAGCCCCAGTTGACAATGATAAGTCCGTCCGTCCTGCAAGTTTAAATAACTTACTAATATTTTGCACCAGTGATTTTACAACTGTTTCCACAGAGGTTCATTTGAGAACTCGTAGAGTACGATTAGTTGGGCTGGAG GGATCTGGTAAAACTACTCTTTTAAAGgcaattttgaataaaagtaaACCAAGTACTGCAGCTTATGATGATGCAGTTTCAGATATTGACATGAATGAAGTTATTGCCGATGGTTTGTGCTATTGTGACTCTGTCGGAATAAATatgcag GAGCTAAGTTCAGAAACCTCTCGCTTCAAGGATGAACTGTGGGCTGGAATTCGAGATCTAAATAGAAAAACTGATTTGATTGTTCTTGTTCATAACCTATCCCATAGTATACCTCGATATAATGATTCAAATGGTACTCAACAGAAGCCAGTTCTGTCACTTTTCTTGGATGAAGCTAAATGTCTTGGAATTCCTTGGGTTCTTGcaataacaaacaaatttgCAGTTAGTGCGCACCATCAAAAGTCAGCGATTGATGCTGCTTTGAAAGCTTACCAAGTCTCTCCTAGCTCGGTTGAAATTATAAACGCCTGCCCATATGTTATGCCTGGTTTTGCTGGGGCTTCTTTGTCGTGGGATGCTGCAACTAATGCAGAATCCAGTAAAAGGGTGGGTCCTCAAAACCTTTTATTCGCTCCTATCAATTTTGTTAGGAGGCCTTTCCTGAAAAGGGAGATTGTTCTTCAAGTTGAAGGTGTCACCGCACTATGTGAGAAAATCCATCGTGCACTTCGCAGTCATGAGGAGTCTTCGTTTCAG GAACTAGCCAGAGATAGACTGATGATGGAGTTGGCCAGAGAACAAGGAATATCAACTAATGCGAGTAAAAATGGTAAAGCTAAGGCAATTTCATTGAATTCTGCTGCTGTGGGTGCATCTGTTGGGGCTGGTCTTGGCCTTGTTCTGGCAATTGTAATGGGGGCAGCATCAGGGCTGAGGAATCCCTGA